In Micromonospora sp. LH3U1, one genomic interval encodes:
- a CDS encoding DMT family transporter — protein MVRIPSLSRRSEPAPTRDENLDGRVDGRDIPVTETGQSDDTVGRPVVTDRDTDQTTYRSAGTTGGQTSEAERRANERAAVARAATARPAETNPGAGATRPVAPEPANGTTRPVAPEPLNGTTRPVTPEPRKVETESRPAVAPTTAKTAERDADLDGTTRRPDTTDRDTTDRVTTDRVATDRPVDPTPDVTTPEPPVTRGPKPRASLLATLGLIVSVVGAMFVLTGTLAGYGIGLGAFGAVLSVLGLMATRRRHVAGKTDALFGVLIGLAAVVVGVLAMTGQFDWPTTDGDWVPRFREWLDSQFVDRF, from the coding sequence GTGGTCAGGATTCCTTCGCTGTCCCGCCGGTCCGAGCCGGCACCGACGCGGGACGAGAACCTCGACGGCCGCGTGGACGGCCGCGACATCCCGGTCACCGAGACCGGCCAGTCCGACGACACCGTCGGCCGCCCGGTGGTCACCGACCGGGACACCGACCAGACGACGTACCGCAGTGCCGGCACGACCGGCGGCCAGACCAGCGAGGCCGAGCGGCGGGCCAACGAGCGGGCGGCGGTGGCCCGAGCCGCCACCGCGCGACCGGCGGAGACCAACCCTGGGGCCGGCGCCACCCGCCCGGTCGCGCCCGAGCCAGCGAACGGTACGACCCGCCCCGTCGCGCCCGAGCCGTTGAACGGCACGACCCGTCCGGTCACCCCCGAGCCTCGCAAGGTGGAGACCGAGTCCCGGCCCGCCGTCGCCCCGACCACGGCGAAGACCGCCGAGCGGGACGCCGACCTCGACGGCACCACCCGCCGGCCCGACACCACCGACCGGGACACCACCGACCGGGTCACCACCGACCGAGTCGCCACCGACCGTCCGGTCGACCCGACCCCGGACGTGACCACGCCCGAGCCGCCGGTGACGCGTGGCCCGAAGCCGCGCGCCAGCCTGCTCGCCACCCTCGGCCTGATCGTCTCGGTTGTCGGCGCGATGTTCGTGCTGACCGGGACCCTGGCCGGGTACGGGATCGGGCTCGGCGCGTTCGGTGCGGTGCTCTCGGTGCTCGGCCTGATGGCCACCCGTCGTCGGCACGTCGCCGGCAAGACCGACGCGCTCTTCGGCGTGCTGATCGGGCTGGCCGCGGTCGTGGTCGGAGTGCTCGCGATGACCGGCCAGTTCGACTGGCCGACCACCGACGGCGACTGGGTGCCGCGCTTCCGGGAGTGGCTTGACTCACAGTTTGTGGATCGTTTCTAG
- a CDS encoding FHA domain-containing protein gives MRFEISKVLDAIEGRVCTDPSLARAVVDLAEVIRYQDIDGGRPASLLRLGMVIDALSRELEEDSVQVYAVVHRALLSDADLTSNERMVVRRWADDGLVEVLDNPGDRMLEVADLLGLPVLSRVRFDGLRGRFPWLVEQPGRVVAPVPGAGGPVFIAHVGGGHSPVAGKRSPTGVKLLARQWRCPESGCALFGGGGGGGAFADLAGGADRSPAAQPPPALRNGVPTCPRHGVRLGDGGPRPRTEVLAVRVGGLVRRRFVLSEDQPLVAGRAPEQDGGIMLGQWLNDEARRWISRGHVHFELRVGEVIVTDVSTNGSGIRPAGSMAESDRIPLAPQQSRVLGENDMVELYPGVQIGRAEELPTGAPFTPTSVMAEAPTMAMRLPRP, from the coding sequence ATGAGATTCGAGATCAGCAAGGTTTTGGACGCCATCGAGGGACGGGTGTGCACCGACCCTTCGCTGGCCCGGGCCGTGGTCGACCTGGCCGAGGTGATCCGCTACCAGGACATCGACGGCGGCCGGCCAGCCAGCCTGCTGCGCCTTGGCATGGTCATCGACGCCCTCTCCCGCGAGTTGGAGGAGGACAGCGTCCAGGTCTACGCGGTGGTCCACCGGGCGCTACTCTCCGACGCCGACCTCACCTCCAACGAGCGGATGGTCGTCCGCCGCTGGGCCGACGACGGGCTCGTCGAGGTGCTCGACAACCCGGGCGACCGGATGTTGGAGGTCGCCGACCTGCTCGGGCTGCCGGTGCTCAGCCGGGTTCGCTTCGACGGGCTGCGCGGTCGGTTCCCGTGGCTGGTCGAGCAGCCCGGTCGGGTGGTCGCTCCGGTGCCGGGTGCCGGTGGGCCGGTGTTCATCGCGCACGTCGGTGGTGGGCACTCGCCGGTGGCCGGCAAGCGTTCGCCGACCGGCGTGAAGTTGCTGGCCCGCCAGTGGCGCTGCCCGGAGTCGGGCTGCGCGCTGTTCGGCGGCGGTGGTGGGGGTGGCGCGTTCGCCGACCTGGCCGGGGGTGCCGACCGCAGCCCCGCCGCGCAGCCGCCGCCCGCGCTGCGCAACGGCGTTCCGACCTGCCCCCGGCACGGCGTACGGCTCGGTGACGGCGGCCCTCGGCCGCGTACGGAGGTGCTCGCGGTGCGCGTCGGCGGCCTGGTCCGGCGGCGGTTCGTGCTGAGCGAGGATCAGCCGCTGGTCGCTGGCCGGGCCCCGGAGCAGGACGGCGGGATCATGCTCGGGCAGTGGCTCAACGACGAGGCCCGGCGATGGATCAGCCGTGGCCACGTCCACTTCGAGCTGCGGGTCGGCGAGGTCATCGTGACCGACGTCAGCACCAACGGCTCGGGCATCCGCCCGGCCGGCTCGATGGCCGAGTCGGACCGCATCCCCCTGGCCCCGCAGCAGTCCCGTGTGCTGGGTGAGAACGACATGGTGGAGCTCTACCCCGGGGTGCAGATCGGCCGTGCCGAGGAGTTGCCCACCGGCGCCCCGTTCACCCCCACCTCAGTGATGGCCGAGGCCCCCACGATGGCCATGCGCCTACCCCGCCCCTAA
- the ddaH gene encoding dimethylargininase has protein sequence MDATSQRLLMCRPTYFAVDYAINPWMDPSAPVDAALAVRQWEQLRQTYLDLGHTVEEITPVPGLPDMVFAANGGTVIDGKAMAVQFRDPQRADEAPAYRAWFEAAGFEMYDPKHVNEGEGDVLLAGDHLLAGTGFRTAHASHAQLQEVFGYPVITMQLVDPRFYHLDTALTVLDEQTVAYLPEAFTPGSQAVLRRLFPDAVHATLADAEVLGLNAVSDGRHVVLPAQATDLAAKLRDRGYETIGVDLSELRKAGGGPKCCTLRLRQGKASK, from the coding sequence ATGGACGCCACCAGCCAGCGCCTGTTGATGTGCCGGCCGACGTACTTCGCCGTCGACTACGCGATCAACCCCTGGATGGACCCGAGCGCGCCGGTCGACGCCGCGCTGGCCGTCCGGCAGTGGGAGCAGCTGCGCCAGACATACCTGGACCTGGGCCACACCGTCGAGGAGATCACTCCGGTGCCCGGCCTGCCCGACATGGTCTTCGCCGCCAACGGTGGCACCGTGATCGACGGCAAGGCGATGGCCGTGCAGTTCCGCGACCCGCAGCGCGCCGACGAGGCACCGGCGTACCGGGCCTGGTTCGAGGCCGCCGGCTTCGAGATGTACGACCCGAAGCACGTCAACGAGGGCGAGGGCGACGTCCTGCTGGCCGGCGACCACCTGCTGGCCGGCACCGGCTTCCGCACGGCACACGCCTCGCACGCCCAGTTGCAGGAGGTCTTCGGCTACCCGGTGATCACCATGCAGCTCGTCGACCCGCGCTTCTACCACCTGGACACCGCGCTGACCGTGCTCGACGAGCAGACTGTGGCGTACCTGCCCGAGGCGTTCACCCCCGGCAGCCAGGCCGTGCTGCGCCGGCTCTTCCCCGACGCCGTGCACGCCACCCTGGCCGACGCCGAGGTGCTGGGGCTGAACGCGGTCAGCGACGGGCGGCACGTGGTGCTGCCCGCGCAGGCCACCGACCTGGCCGCCAAGCTGCGCGACCGGGGCTACGAGACCATCGGTGTCGACCTGTCCGAGCTGCGTAAGGCCGGCGGCGGACCGAAGTGCTGCACGTTGCGACTCCGTCAGGGAAAGGCAAGCAAGTGA
- a CDS encoding 4a-hydroxytetrahydrobiopterin dehydratase: MADLLTADAVREELSGLTDWSGDPTGIGRTVQLGSFPDAIAVVDRVATVAEELDHHPDIDIRWRTLTFRCVTHSAGGVTHRDIALARRIDDIVRSAA; the protein is encoded by the coding sequence ATGGCAGACCTGCTCACCGCGGATGCGGTGCGAGAAGAGCTGAGCGGGTTGACCGACTGGTCGGGCGACCCGACCGGCATCGGTCGTACCGTTCAGCTCGGCAGTTTCCCGGACGCCATCGCGGTGGTGGACCGGGTGGCGACGGTGGCCGAGGAGCTCGACCACCATCCCGACATCGACATCCGATGGCGGACCCTGACCTTCCGCTGTGTCACGCACTCCGCCGGTGGGGTCACCCACCGGGACATCGCGCTGGCCCGGCGGATCGACGACATCGTCCGGAGCGCGGCATGA
- a CDS encoding DUF397 domain-containing protein: protein MTDLAGATWRKSTRSGGSGGDCVEVADNLPGVVGVRDSKDPTGPALAFTPATWAAFVGGVKGHCHC from the coding sequence ATGACTGACCTTGCCGGTGCCACCTGGCGCAAGAGCACCCGCAGCGGCGGGAGCGGCGGTGACTGCGTCGAGGTGGCCGACAACCTCCCCGGCGTCGTGGGCGTACGGGACAGCAAGGACCCGACCGGCCCGGCGCTGGCTTTCACCCCGGCCACCTGGGCCGCGTTCGTGGGCGGCGTCAAGGGGCACTGCCACTGCTGA
- a CDS encoding SCO7613 C-terminal domain-containing membrane protein has product MPRGARPVLATAGAVAVLLAVPAGWTASWPQVVAVDLVGGVVLLLAVLARPATRPPSLHTRALGGAALLGHGLLVALAAASGVLVALGAIAVVGLALAVRRGTGPYRQVAGVGLLVAQLALPWAVVAALFAAGAPPWWQARLALAAAALPLVAVLAARRHRVELTGYAVAGAVVAVTVPGLAPLVVAGNEPLALYAALAALGVALVALWDRPPAADHESVRSGEPKEAGSPIGATPAGGLAVGGPSVTGRSGVVVAAGGALAAVAVLAALPTVLAALVSPYGSRGRVWSGVPTVLADPTVLPVGLALVVLAVAAVLVGRRVRPAVLPALPFVAAALPVLLIAVGAPWPVLPAAVLLAGLAALLLAALAAPRPALATVAVPVGAVLVASGVVGLLATRAGTLAAEGVLLVAAVVVAVGARMVEVRVAGCLAAVGAASALAVTAPLAAGLPLRAAAYPLLAVAALVLAVAAATTPARAVATTPSPADATTLPQAVAAMPAPGARVGRVLDAAAQAVALVAAVLAVEVARHLATVCVLWGAAVALRLLRRGEPAGRRWAFAGIAAGSELLGAWVLLAAGGVTVLEAYTLPAAALALGAGLLAMRIRPRLTSWPALGPGLVAALLPSLVSVLAGADPQPWRRLLLGAAALGAVLAGATRRWQAPVLLGGGVLALLALHELARGWDLLPRWIYLGVGGLALVGLAATYERRRRDLARLRAAVGRLG; this is encoded by the coding sequence ATGCCCCGGGGTGCGCGGCCGGTGCTCGCCACGGCCGGCGCGGTGGCAGTGCTGCTCGCCGTGCCCGCCGGCTGGACGGCCTCCTGGCCGCAGGTGGTGGCCGTCGACCTGGTCGGCGGGGTCGTGCTGCTGCTCGCCGTGCTGGCCCGCCCGGCGACCCGCCCGCCCTCCCTGCACACCCGCGCGCTCGGCGGTGCCGCCCTGCTCGGGCACGGGCTGCTGGTCGCCCTGGCCGCCGCGTCCGGCGTCCTGGTGGCGCTCGGCGCCATCGCCGTGGTCGGGCTGGCGCTGGCCGTACGACGGGGCACCGGGCCGTACCGTCAGGTGGCCGGCGTGGGTCTGCTGGTCGCGCAGCTCGCGCTGCCCTGGGCCGTGGTGGCGGCGCTGTTCGCCGCGGGCGCGCCGCCGTGGTGGCAGGCGCGTCTCGCGCTGGCCGCCGCCGCGCTGCCGCTGGTCGCGGTGCTCGCGGCGCGTCGCCACCGGGTGGAGCTGACCGGGTACGCGGTGGCCGGCGCCGTGGTCGCGGTGACCGTGCCGGGACTCGCGCCGCTGGTCGTGGCGGGGAACGAGCCGCTGGCGCTGTACGCCGCGTTGGCGGCGCTGGGCGTCGCGCTCGTCGCCCTCTGGGACCGGCCGCCGGCCGCCGATCACGAGTCGGTCCGGTCGGGCGAGCCGAAGGAAGCTGGATCGCCGATCGGGGCGACGCCGGCTGGAGGGCTGGCGGTCGGGGGGCCGTCGGTGACCGGCCGGTCGGGTGTGGTGGTGGCGGCAGGTGGTGCGCTGGCGGCGGTCGCTGTCCTGGCGGCCCTGCCGACGGTGCTGGCCGCGCTCGTGTCCCCGTACGGCAGCCGGGGGCGGGTGTGGTCGGGGGTGCCCACGGTCCTGGCCGATCCGACGGTGCTTCCCGTCGGGTTGGCGCTGGTCGTGCTGGCGGTGGCCGCCGTGCTGGTCGGTCGACGGGTCCGCCCGGCGGTGCTGCCCGCGCTGCCGTTCGTCGCGGCGGCGCTTCCGGTGCTGCTCATCGCGGTCGGCGCGCCGTGGCCGGTGCTGCCGGCCGCCGTCCTGCTCGCCGGGTTGGCCGCGCTGCTGCTCGCCGCTCTGGCCGCGCCTCGCCCGGCGCTCGCAACGGTCGCCGTACCGGTGGGGGCGGTGCTGGTCGCCTCCGGTGTGGTGGGGCTGCTGGCCACCCGGGCCGGGACGCTCGCCGCCGAGGGGGTGCTGCTGGTGGCGGCGGTGGTCGTTGCCGTCGGGGCGCGCATGGTCGAGGTGCGTGTCGCCGGTTGCCTCGCCGCGGTGGGTGCGGCATCCGCGCTGGCGGTGACGGCCCCGCTCGCCGCAGGGCTGCCGTTGCGGGCGGCCGCGTACCCACTGCTCGCGGTGGCCGCGCTGGTGCTGGCCGTCGCCGCCGCGACCACCCCGGCGCGGGCGGTCGCAACCACCCCGTCGCCGGCCGACGCAACCACCCTGCCGCAGGCGGTCGCGGCCATGCCGGCCCCGGGGGCGCGGGTCGGGCGGGTGCTGGACGCTGCCGCGCAGGCGGTGGCGCTGGTGGCGGCGGTGCTCGCCGTCGAGGTGGCGCGGCACCTCGCCACCGTCTGCGTGCTCTGGGGTGCCGCCGTCGCGTTGCGGCTGCTACGCCGCGGTGAGCCGGCCGGCCGGCGGTGGGCGTTCGCCGGCATCGCCGCCGGCAGCGAGTTGCTCGGGGCGTGGGTGTTGCTGGCCGCCGGCGGCGTGACCGTGCTGGAGGCGTACACCCTGCCGGCCGCGGCGCTCGCACTCGGCGCAGGTCTGCTGGCGATGCGGATCCGACCCAGGCTGACCAGCTGGCCGGCCCTCGGCCCGGGGTTGGTCGCGGCGCTGCTGCCGAGCCTCGTTTCGGTACTTGCCGGCGCGGACCCGCAGCCGTGGCGGCGACTGCTCCTCGGCGCGGCGGCGCTGGGCGCGGTGCTGGCCGGCGCGACCCGCCGATGGCAGGCGCCGGTGCTGCTCGGCGGCGGGGTGCTGGCGCTGTTGGCGCTGCACGAGTTGGCCCGAGGATGGGACCTGCTGCCCCGGTGGATCTACCTCGGTGTCGGCGGGTTGGCGCTGGTCGGGCTCGCCGCCACCTACGAGCGGCGGCGGCGTGACCTGGCTCGGTTGCGCGCCGCCGTGGGCCGGCTGGGCTGA
- a CDS encoding acyltransferase — MPHTLTGSADVSADDGRGENGRMSVGHTTYEQQRADPVGPAPTAKPATFRPDVQGLRAVAVLAVIADHLVRYPSGGFVGVDVFFVISGYLITSLLLREHDRTGTISFRGFYVRRIKRIIPASVLVLVSTVVAASFLLDAVRFGQLVRDVVASFFFLANWRFAREGTDYFQEGLPPSAVQHFWSLAVEEQYYVVWPWLMLGILLFGVRRFAWGLRARRLAVGTTIGAITVASFAWAVWETRTDTTMAYFSTFSRAWELGVGALVAVLGSALAIRSVAGRTLLGWLGMAGIVASLFLVPATPGFPAPWATLPVLATALVIAAGAGGDQPYLWPLTNPVSRYVGDISYSLYLWHFPVVVLLAALMPSDSVAYYVTATVLITALSVVGYHGVEDPLRKATWGRRPAAGTAPAAYPASRIPTHRAPRPPRPGGLTAVLRPGLVAAALVLSVTVAAATPVWNTTPAEAMPPAGAERCLGAAARDASLGCPPVQGNFILPASADLTKDTAGAFDCWIAERAPMRTCTYGESGPGTTSVALLGDSHAAMLLPGLRTQLATYGWKLDSYVGWGCQWIQTGTGSTCDETMKDIQQRLVTGPRYDIVIVTAARHKTAPDKDWVSRMYAEAWKPVAARGTKIVVVADNPGVSEAALECVRRVNFSVLDHNCATPVSRAYAETDSLVAAAAMVPGVELVDLRPYFCDATSCPAVTGNVITYRDTVGHITGTFSRTLGPYLARAVHDAAAA, encoded by the coding sequence ATGCCGCATACTCTCACCGGTTCCGCCGACGTCTCGGCGGACGACGGGCGGGGGGAGAACGGTCGGATGTCGGTCGGCCACACGACGTACGAGCAGCAGCGGGCCGATCCGGTCGGTCCAGCGCCGACCGCGAAGCCGGCCACGTTCCGCCCAGACGTGCAGGGGTTGCGGGCGGTCGCGGTGCTTGCCGTCATCGCCGACCACCTCGTGCGGTACCCGTCGGGCGGGTTCGTCGGCGTCGACGTCTTCTTCGTCATCTCCGGCTATCTGATCACGTCGCTGCTGCTGCGCGAGCACGATCGCACCGGGACCATCTCGTTCCGGGGCTTCTACGTCCGCCGGATCAAGCGGATCATCCCAGCGTCGGTACTTGTCCTCGTCAGCACCGTCGTCGCGGCGTCCTTCCTGCTCGACGCCGTGCGGTTCGGTCAGCTGGTGCGCGACGTGGTCGCCTCATTCTTCTTCCTGGCGAACTGGCGGTTCGCCCGCGAAGGCACCGACTACTTCCAGGAGGGGTTGCCGCCGTCGGCGGTGCAGCACTTCTGGTCCCTCGCCGTCGAGGAGCAGTACTACGTCGTCTGGCCCTGGCTGATGCTGGGCATCCTGCTGTTCGGGGTCCGCCGCTTCGCGTGGGGTCTACGTGCACGGCGGCTGGCGGTCGGCACCACGATCGGTGCGATCACCGTCGCCTCGTTCGCATGGGCGGTGTGGGAGACCCGTACCGACACGACCATGGCGTACTTCTCCACGTTCTCCCGCGCCTGGGAACTCGGGGTCGGGGCGCTCGTCGCGGTCCTCGGCAGCGCTCTCGCCATCCGGTCGGTGGCCGGCCGTACGCTGCTCGGCTGGCTCGGCATGGCCGGCATCGTCGCCTCGCTCTTTCTCGTGCCGGCGACGCCCGGCTTCCCGGCGCCGTGGGCGACCCTGCCGGTGCTCGCCACAGCCCTCGTCATCGCCGCCGGTGCTGGGGGTGACCAGCCGTACCTGTGGCCGCTGACCAACCCGGTGAGCCGCTACGTCGGCGACATCTCCTACTCGCTGTACCTCTGGCACTTCCCGGTCGTCGTGCTCCTCGCGGCGCTCATGCCCAGCGACAGCGTGGCCTACTACGTGACCGCAACGGTGCTCATCACCGCACTCTCCGTCGTCGGGTATCACGGCGTGGAAGACCCGCTGCGCAAGGCGACCTGGGGCCGCCGCCCGGCGGCCGGGACGGCGCCTGCCGCGTATCCGGCCTCGCGGATCCCCACCCACAGGGCGCCGCGTCCGCCCCGGCCCGGTGGGCTCACCGCCGTCCTGCGGCCAGGCCTGGTCGCCGCAGCGCTCGTGTTGTCGGTAACCGTCGCCGCGGCCACGCCGGTGTGGAACACCACGCCGGCGGAGGCAATGCCGCCCGCTGGTGCCGAACGCTGCCTCGGTGCCGCCGCCCGGGACGCGAGCCTCGGCTGCCCGCCGGTGCAGGGCAACTTCATCCTGCCGGCCTCGGCCGACCTGACGAAGGACACCGCCGGTGCCTTCGACTGCTGGATCGCTGAGCGGGCACCGATGCGCACCTGTACCTACGGCGAGTCAGGCCCGGGGACCACCTCGGTCGCGCTGCTCGGCGACAGCCACGCCGCGATGCTGCTGCCGGGGCTTCGGACCCAGCTGGCGACGTACGGCTGGAAGCTCGACAGCTACGTCGGCTGGGGCTGCCAATGGATCCAGACCGGCACCGGCAGCACCTGCGACGAGACGATGAAGGACATTCAGCAGCGGCTGGTCACCGGCCCGCGGTACGACATCGTCATCGTCACCGCGGCACGGCACAAGACCGCGCCGGACAAGGACTGGGTGTCGCGGATGTACGCGGAGGCATGGAAGCCAGTCGCCGCGCGAGGGACGAAGATCGTTGTCGTGGCCGACAACCCCGGCGTCTCCGAGGCGGCCCTGGAGTGCGTGCGACGGGTCAACTTCTCGGTCCTCGACCACAACTGCGCCACCCCTGTGTCGCGGGCGTACGCCGAGACCGACAGTCTCGTCGCGGCGGCCGCGATGGTGCCTGGCGTCGAACTGGTGGACCTGCGGCCGTACTTCTGCGACGCGACCTCGTGCCCGGCCGTGACCGGCAACGTGATCACTTACCGGGACACAGTCGGGCACATCACCGGGACGTTCAGCCGTACCCTCGGGCCCTACCTCGCCAGGGCGGTCCATGACGCAGCGGCCGCGTGA
- the rocD gene encoding ornithine--oxo-acid transaminase, translating to MVDDILRTPGAVRDAERWTAHNYHPLPVVISSAEGAWLTDVDGRRYLDCLAGYSALNFGHRHPQLIAAAHAQLDRLTLTSRAFIHDQFADFCRELAELCGKDLVLPMNTGAEAVETGIKVARKWGYQVKGVAAGQANIVVAEGNFHGRTTTIVSFSTDEDARADFGPYTPGFTVVPYGDLDALAAAIDENTVAVLLEPIQGEQGVVVPPEGYLPGVRQVCTERNLLFIADEIQSGLGRTGETFACDHEGVVPDMYLLGKALGGGIVPVSAVAANADVLGVLKPGQHGSTFGGNPLACAVAIEVVRLLATGEFQRRSAELGERLRAGLEGLLGKGLVGVRVRGLWAGLDIDPALMSGREACERLAARGVLAKDTHGSTIRLAPPLVITEEEIDLALTQLAEVLAA from the coding sequence ATCGTGGATGACATCCTGCGGACGCCGGGAGCGGTCCGGGACGCCGAGCGCTGGACGGCGCACAACTACCACCCGCTGCCGGTGGTGATCTCGTCCGCGGAGGGTGCCTGGCTCACCGACGTGGACGGCCGCCGCTACCTGGACTGCCTGGCCGGCTACTCCGCACTGAACTTCGGCCACCGGCACCCGCAGCTGATCGCTGCCGCGCACGCACAGCTGGACCGGCTGACGCTGACCAGCCGGGCGTTCATCCACGACCAGTTCGCCGACTTCTGCCGGGAGCTGGCCGAGCTGTGCGGCAAGGACCTCGTGCTGCCGATGAACACCGGCGCCGAGGCGGTGGAAACCGGGATCAAGGTGGCCCGCAAGTGGGGCTACCAGGTCAAGGGCGTGGCCGCCGGGCAGGCCAACATCGTGGTCGCCGAGGGCAACTTCCACGGGCGGACCACCACCATCGTGAGCTTCTCCACCGACGAGGACGCCCGCGCCGACTTCGGGCCGTACACCCCGGGGTTCACGGTCGTGCCGTACGGCGACCTGGACGCTCTGGCCGCCGCGATCGACGAGAACACCGTGGCCGTGCTGCTCGAGCCGATCCAGGGCGAGCAGGGTGTGGTCGTGCCGCCGGAGGGCTACCTGCCGGGCGTACGCCAGGTCTGCACCGAGCGCAACTTGCTGTTCATCGCCGACGAGATCCAGTCCGGCCTGGGGCGTACCGGCGAGACCTTCGCCTGTGACCACGAGGGCGTCGTGCCGGACATGTACCTGCTCGGCAAGGCGCTCGGCGGCGGCATCGTGCCGGTGTCCGCGGTGGCCGCGAACGCCGACGTCCTCGGCGTGCTCAAGCCCGGCCAGCACGGCTCCACCTTCGGCGGCAACCCCCTCGCCTGCGCGGTGGCCATCGAGGTCGTCCGACTGCTGGCCACCGGCGAGTTCCAGCGCCGCTCGGCCGAGCTGGGCGAGCGCCTGCGGGCCGGCCTGGAAGGGCTGCTCGGCAAGGGTCTCGTCGGGGTACGCGTCCGCGGCCTGTGGGCCGGTCTCGACATCGACCCGGCGCTGATGAGCGGACGGGAGGCGTGCGAGCGGCTCGCCGCGCGCGGAGTGCTCGCCAAGGACACCCACGGCTCCACCATCCGCCTAGCCCCACCACTAGTAATCACCGAGGAGGAGATCGACCTAGCGCTAACCCAGCTAGCCGAGGTGCTGGCCGCCTGA
- a CDS encoding fatty acid desaturase family protein encodes MALGAVAEPPVQRRGSDYAQLSRRISQAGLLERRPGWYVTRIALTLGAFVAGWVAVFLLGDSWWQLPLAALMAVATTQVAFLGHDAGHRQMFRRRGPSELVGLLAGNVAVGISYGWWVDKHNRHHANPNHEDEDPDVGAGALVWTPEQALETRGVNRWLAKRQAYLFFPMLLLEGLSLHVASIRAIIGREPDGRYTTPMRRRAVEAVLLVAHTAGYVALLLTVMSPVKALLFAAVHQALWGFYMGCAFAPNHKGMPMPTAEDELDFLRKQVLTSRNVRGSRLVDTTLGGLNYQIEHHLFPNMPRANLRRAQPIVRAYCAEQGIPYAETGLVESYRQALGHLHAVGQPLRG; translated from the coding sequence ATGGCGCTCGGAGCGGTGGCGGAACCGCCGGTACAACGGCGAGGCAGTGACTACGCACAGTTGTCCCGACGGATCAGCCAGGCGGGCCTGCTGGAGCGTCGCCCCGGCTGGTACGTCACCCGCATCGCGCTCACCCTCGGCGCCTTCGTGGCCGGCTGGGTGGCGGTGTTCCTGCTCGGCGACTCCTGGTGGCAGCTGCCGCTCGCGGCCCTGATGGCGGTGGCCACCACCCAGGTCGCATTCCTCGGCCACGACGCCGGGCACCGCCAGATGTTCCGTCGGCGCGGTCCCAGCGAGTTGGTGGGGCTGCTCGCGGGCAACGTGGCGGTGGGGATCAGCTATGGCTGGTGGGTCGACAAGCACAACCGGCACCACGCCAACCCGAACCACGAGGACGAGGACCCGGACGTCGGCGCGGGTGCCCTGGTGTGGACGCCCGAGCAGGCGCTGGAGACCCGGGGAGTCAATCGCTGGCTGGCCAAGCGCCAGGCGTATCTCTTCTTCCCGATGCTCCTCCTGGAGGGCCTGAGCCTGCACGTGGCGAGCATCCGGGCGATCATCGGGCGGGAGCCGGACGGCCGGTACACCACCCCGATGCGACGCCGGGCGGTCGAGGCGGTGCTGCTCGTCGCGCACACCGCCGGGTACGTGGCACTGCTGTTGACGGTCATGTCGCCGGTCAAGGCGCTCCTCTTCGCCGCCGTGCACCAGGCGCTGTGGGGTTTCTACATGGGCTGCGCGTTCGCGCCGAACCACAAGGGCATGCCGATGCCGACTGCCGAGGACGAGTTGGACTTCCTGCGTAAGCAGGTGCTGACCTCCCGCAACGTACGGGGCAGCCGACTGGTGGACACCACGCTGGGCGGGCTCAACTACCAGATCGAGCACCACCTGTTCCCGAACATGCCGCGCGCCAACCTGCGCCGGGCCCAGCCGATCGTGCGCGCCTACTGCGCCGAGCAGGGCATCCCGTACGCCGAGACCGGGCTGGTCGAGTCGTACCGACAGGCACTCGGTCACCTGCACGCGGTTGGTCAGCCGCTGCGCGGCTGA